One genomic segment of Ipomoea triloba cultivar NCNSP0323 chromosome 9, ASM357664v1 includes these proteins:
- the LOC116030487 gene encoding pyruvate decarboxylase 1: MEESNGSIQQSCLNGTLGRHLAKRLVQIGVKDVFSVPGDFNLTLLDHLIAEPELSLIGCCNELNAGYAADGYARANGVGACVVTFTVGGLSVLNAIAGAYSENLPVICIVGGPNSNDYGTNRILHHTIGLPDFSQELRCFQTVTCSQAVVNNLEDAHELIDTAISTALKESKPVYISISCNLPGLHYPTFARDPVPFFLAPKVSNQLGLEAAVEATAEFLNRAVKPVIIGGPKLRVAKAQKAFMELADACGYPIAIMPSGKGLVPEQHPNFIGTFWGAVSSSYCGEIVESADAYVFIGPIFNDYSSVGYSLLIKQEKLVVVQPNRVTVGNGPSFGWVFMADFLNALAKKLKKNSTAMENYRRIYVPPGIPLKREKGEPLRVNILFKHIQEMLNSDTAVIAETGDSWFNCQKLRLPENCGYEFQMQFGSIGWSVGATLGYAQAAKQKRVIACIGDGSFQVTAQDISTMMRCGQRSIIFLINNGGYTIEVEIHDGPYNVIKNWDYTGLVDAIHNGQGKCWTKKVKTEEELIEAIATATSTHKDSLCFIEVIVHKDDTSKELLEWGSRVSSANSRPPNPQ; the protein is encoded by the exons ATGGAAGAGTCAAACGGTTCAATCCAGCAGAGCTGCTTGAACGGAACGCTGGGGCGCCACTTGGCTAAGCGGCTAGTCCAGATTGGCGTGAAGGATGTGTTCTCTGTCCCGGGGGACTTCAACTTGACGCTGCTGGATCACCTGATCGCCGAGCCGGAGCTGAGCCTGATCGGCTGCTGTAACGAGCTCAACGCCGGCTACGCCGCGGACGGCTACGCTCGCGCCAACGGGGTGGGCGCGTGTGTGGTCACCTTCACGGTGGGCGGGCTGAGCGTGCTCAACGCCATCGCCGGCGCCTACAGTGAGAATCTGCCAGTGATCTGCATCGTCGGCGGCCCCAATTCCAACGACTACGGCACTAACCGGATCTTGCACCACACCATCGGCCTGCCGGATTTCTCCCAGGAGCTTCGGTGTTTTCAGACCGTCACTTGCTCTCAGGCCGTGGTGAATAACTTGGAAGACGCTCATGAGTTGATAGACACTGCAATTTCAACTGCTTTGAAGGAAAGCAAGCCAGTGTATATTAGCATCAGCTGCAATTTGCCAGGACTTCATTACCCTACTTTTGCTAGAGACCCTGTCCCATTTTTCCTTGCTCCAAA GGTGAGCAACCAATTGGGATTAGAAGCTGCAGTGGAAGCAACTGCAGAGTTCTTGAACAGGGCAGTGAAGCCGGTGATCATCGGCGGTCCAAAGCTAAGAGTGGCCAAGGCACAGAAGGCGTTTATGGAGTTGGCCGACGCGTGTGGCTATCCAATTGCAATTATGCCGTCCGGGAAGGGGCTAGTGCCGGAGCAGCATCCGAACTTCATCGGGACTTTCTGGGGAGCAGTGAGCTCAAGCTACTGTGGGGAGATAGTGGAATCAGCGGACGCTTATGTGTTTATTGGCCCTATCTTCAATGACTATAGCTCGGTTGGGTATTCTCTGCTGATCAAACAAGAGAAGTTGGTTGTAGTCCAGCCAAACCGTGTAACTGTGGGTAATGGCCCTTCGTTCGGGTGGGTTTTCATGGCGGATTTCTTGAATGCCCTGGCTAAGAAGTTGAAGAAGAACAGCACGGCCATGGAGAATTATCGTCGCATATATGTTCCTCCTGGCATTCCTTTAAAGCGGGAGAAGGGCGAACCTCTTAGAGTTAATATACTCTTCAAGCACATTCAG GAAATGTTAAATTCAGACACTGCAGTGATTGCAGAGACAGGAGACTCATGGTTCAACTGTCAGAAGCTCCGTCTCCCTGAGAATTGCGG GTATGAATTCCAGATGCAATTTGGATCAATTGGATGGTCTGTGGGTGCGACTCTTGGCTATGCTCAGGCTGCAAAGCAGAAGCGCGTTATTGCCTGCATTGGAGATGGAAGTTTCCAG GTGACAGCTCAAGATATATCAACCATGATGCGGTGTGGACAACGAAGCATCATATTTCTCATCAACAATGGAGGCTACACAATCGAAGTGGAAATTCATGACGGTCCATATAACGTGATCAAGAATTGGGACTACACCGGTCTTGTCGACGCAATTCACAATGGACAGGGCAAATGTTGGACTAAAAAA GTAAAGACAGAGGAAGAATTGATAGAAGCAATTGCGACAGCGACGAGTACACACAAGGACTCGTTATGTTTCATTGAAGTCATTGTGCACAAAGATGACACAAGCAAAGAGCTATTGGAATGGGGTTCCCGCGTTTCTTCTGCTAATAGTCGCCCCCCTAATCCTCAATAG
- the LOC116028703 gene encoding GDSL esterase/lipase At1g28610-like has translation MAFLSAFLSCILLVSLSSSSSSQFADNGCYTSIFAFGDSLTDTGNYLSLCLKGLQTYDRFPFIGLPPYGETFFDRPTGRCSDGRIVLDFIAEHYGLPHVQPYFGGEKLNLEAGVNFAVAGVPALDVEFHQERGIDFRNNISMRTQLKWFKDLLPSLCKNSSCKEKFKRSLVVFGPFGGDDYANTMFQKSIEDAQSIQPVIVDAITSAIEDLIELGVVNLMVPGMLADGCLAITLSFFYTSYNAQDYDPDTGCLTWLNKFDENHNNLLQTALVGIRERHPHVSIVYADYYNASLQLYRSSETFGFIKRALKACCGGGGPYNYNSSVPCGYAPSHACADPSSYINWDGAHLTDEAYKWISKGLLNGDFTIPSINSLCLPYENKAYV, from the exons ATGGCGTTTTTATCAGCTTTTCTCAGTTGCATTCTTCTTGTCTCcctgtcttcttcttcttcatctcagTTTGCAGATAATGGATGCTACACTTCCATTTTTGCATTCGGCGATTCATTGACCGATACTGGAAACTATCTTAGCCTGTGCTTGAAGGGCCTCCAAACCTACGATAGATTCCCCTTCATCGGTCTTCCACCCTATGGAGAAACCTTCTTCGACCGTCCCACCGGCCGCTGCTCCGACGGACGTATCGTTCTAGATTTCATCG CTGAGCATTACGGGCTTCCGCATGTGCAGCCGTACTTCGGTGGCGAGAAATTAAACCTTGAAGCCGGCGTGAACTTCGCCGTCGCCGGAGTTCCGGCGCTGGATGTTGAGTTCCATCAGGAAAGAGGAATCGATTTTCGTAACAACATATCCATGAGGACTCAACTCAAATGGTTCAAAGATTTGCTCCCTTCTCTCTGCAAAAACTCAA GTTGCAAGGAGAAATTTAAAAGGTCGTTAGTCGTATTTGGACCATTTGGTGGGGACGACTATGCTAACACCATGTTTCAGAAGAGCATAGAGGATGCCCAATCAATCCAGCCTGTAATAGTTGACGCCATCACTTCTGCAATTGAG GATCTGATTGAACTAGGAGTGGTGAACTTGATGGTACCAGGAATGCTTGCAGATGGATGCTTAGCAATCACGTTATCATTCTTCTATACTTCCTATAATGCACAAGATTACGACCCAGACACTGGTTGTCTCACTTGGCTGAATAAATTTGATGAAAATCACAACAATCTTCTTCAGACTGCATTAGTAGGCATTCGAGAGCGACACCCCCATGTTTCAATTGTGTATGCGGATTATTATAATGCCAGTTTACAACTTTATCGCTCTTCCGAAACATTCG gatTTATAAAGAGGGCACTTAAAGCTTGTTGTGGAGGAGGAGGGCCATACAATTATAACTCCAGCGTACCCTGTGGTTACGCGCCCTCGCATGCGTGTGCTGATCCTTCCTCTTATATCAATTGGGATGGAGCTCACTTAACTGATGAAGCTTACAAATGGATCTCAAAGGGTTTGCTCAATGGCGATTTTACCATTCCTAGTATTAACTCATTGTGTTTGCCATATGAAAACAAAGCCTAtgtatga